The Colletotrichum higginsianum IMI 349063 chromosome 2, whole genome shotgun sequence genome has a segment encoding these proteins:
- a CDS encoding C6 transcription factor — protein sequence MAPPKSRVRKFHRRSKNGCTTCKQRHVRCDERKPLCTNCLQTGKDCIYPESEPDHDSRAASESVASEAEAPLVNVVSHQPFAGFSGDYQMSPMSQWLWHQFSTFYVRGQTPVERGQNLCSVQRTLLHPGLLHGCLVVAACQWAWVTGSLEHVKVPFLYHKAAAYEFAKQQLSESVETVSDTTVFAIATLALTEGAVGDLDASSKHLRGLHRLTRRKNGYNLMRSNLAQQMLEMAGDRLRRGEVNVIHDAISADFQPSIIALLFTSLWDMESLPPRQAPRYGWWEGDETPTDRLWQDYTKNLNWELSRGFDPERNIATMLNGDAKSSRASYIATFFYLVMAVNDSEMDCVLTVWLLEQLIDDVCDKEEEMIAGTFSRSLWFWSVLFGAAVANTGRPITATGREQLAKWRAMYAAKLGLASSVMRLDSWQTAKAVLAEVAWTDGSDAEGRLQDIWEDAVVGRGPQDRVLDMSGGGTW from the exons ATGGCACCGCCCAAGAGCCGAGTCCGTAAATTCCACCGCCGTAGCAAGAACGGCTGTACGACATGCAAGCAGCGCCATGTGCGATGCGACGAGCGCAAACCTCTATG CACGAACTGCCTGCAGACCGGCAAGGACTGCATCTACCCGGAGTCCGAACCCGACCATGATTCTCGAGCCGCCTCCGAGTCGGTCGcctccgaggccgaggccccTCTTGTCAATGTCGTGTCCCACCAACCATTTGCCGGGTTCTCAGGTGACTACCAGATGTCGCCCATGTCGCAGTGGCTTTGGCACCAGT TTTCCACCTTCTACGTGAGGGGTCAAACCCCGGTTGAGAGGGGGCAAAACTTGTGCAG CGTGCAAAGAACGCTGCTGCATCCAGGTCTTCTTCATGGGTGTTTGGTTGTCGCGGCCTGTCAGTGGGCGTGGGTGACCGGTTCTCTCGAGCACGTCAAAGTCCCGTTTCTGTACCacaaggcggcggcgtatGAATTTGCAAAGCAGCAGCTCTCCGAGTCTGTGGAGACTGTCAGTGACACGACCGTCTTCGCGATAGCCACACTGGCACTCACCGAG GGGGCTGTTGGCGATCTAGATGCGTCTTCAAAGCACCTGCGTGGTCTTCACAGACTGACGCGTAGGAAGAATGGCTACAACTTGATGAGGTCGAACTTGGCGCAGCAGATGTTGGAGAT GGCCGGAgatcggcttcgtcgaggtGAGGTGAACGTCATACACGACGCCATCAGCGCCGATTTCCAGCCCAGCATCATCGCTTTGCTGTTCACATCATTGTGGGATATGGAAAGCCTACCACCGCGACAAGCACCAAGATACGGCTGGTGGGAGGGTGACGAGACCCCAACGGACAGGCTTTGGCAGGACTACACCAAGAACCTCAACTGGGAGCTCTCAAGGGGGTTTGACCCCGAGCGCAACATCGCCACCATGTTGAACGGCGACGCAAAGAGCAGCAGGGCAAGCTACATCGCCACCTTCTTCTACCTCGTCATGGCGGTCAACGACAGCGAGATGGATTGCGTCTTGACGGTATGGTTGCTGGAGCAgctcatcgacgacgtctgcgacaaggaggaggagatgatTGCCGGTACATTCAGCCGCAGTCTGTGGTTTTGGAGTGTCTtgttcggcgccgccgtagCCAACACGGGCAGGCCCATCACAGCAACGGGCAGGGAGCAGCTCGCGAAGTGGAGAGCGATGTACGCGGCGAAGCTAGGCCTGGCGAGCAGCGTGATGCGGCTTGATAGTTGGCAAACAGCAAAAGCAGttctcgccgaggtcgcctGGACCGATGGTTCAGATGCGGAGGGGCGGCTACAAGACATTTGGGAGGATGCAGTAGTGGGCCGGGGCCCCCAGGACCGGGTCCTCGATATGAGCGGAGGAGGGACTTGGTGA
- a CDS encoding FAD dependent oxidoreductase: MKSSLLAALVGGTIAGVAASPMDELFSRRQAVCNRDNCFRAVIGSRPGPASASADCSSWMQVTETPCASTVTQTAVVTTFTTTLSNAYPGLKKVKRKEGLEDRQISPTTSAATATATAANPTCTPSQNRPSSLPAYIDTACKATIGTLVPTARYSSACSCNGITAATTTLPAAVVTVTSTSTVEAAFTPTNTPTAFVLQGSGDRSLYVTVDGTGAVRLVRDATAATPFYVDKAGQMRNYNSPDKTLVDYYRPDPATANDRVYSHVQGDGNYAITCRNIGRNAGEYYGGCQSSGSPSGNPVVYGFGYCPNQGGYLYMIPNSSNVRCAGGYAFLGFWLQAYSVNP; the protein is encoded by the coding sequence ATGAAGTCCTCGCTCCTCGCCGCACTTGTCGGCGGCACCATCGCCGGTGTGGCCGCGTCCCCCATGGACGAGCTCTTCAGCCGCCGCCAGGCCGTGTGCAACCGCGACAACTGCTTCCGCGCTGTCATCGGCTCTCGGCCcgggccggcgtcggcgtcggccgacTGTTCGTCATGGATGCAAGTCACCGAAACGCCATGCGCGTCAACCGTGACGCAGACGGCGGTCGTGACGACCTTCACCACGACCTTGAGCAACGCCTACCCGGGCCTCAAGAAGGTGAAGCGGAAGGAAGGGCTCGAAGACCGCCAGATCTCGCCGACCACCTCGGCTGCCActgccaccgccaccgccgccaacccgACTTGCACGCCCTCGCAGAACCGCCCGAGCAGCCTGCCAGCATACATTGACACGGCCTGCAAGGCAACCATCGGAACACTCGTTCCCACAGCTCGTTActcgtcggcctgctcgtGCAACGGCAtcacggcggcgacgacgacgctccccgccgccgtcgtcaccgtaACTAGCACCAGCACCGTGGAGGCGGCCTTCACGCCGACGAacacgccgacggccttCGTACTGCAGGGCTCCGGCGACAGGAGCCTCTACGTGACGGTGGATGGCACAGGCGCCGTGCGTCTGGTCCGCGACGCCACAGCGGCCACGCCGTTCTacgtcgacaaggccggGCAGATGCGCAACTACAACAGTCCTGACAAGACACTCGTCGACTATTACCGACCCGACCCGGCCACGGCTAACGACAGGGTGTACAGCCACGTGCAAGGCGATGGCAACTATGCAATCACATGTAGGAATATCGGCCGTAACGCGGGCGAGTACTACGGCGGTTGTCAGTCGAGCGGCTCGCCCAGCGGGAATCCCGTTGTGTATGGATTCGGATACTGCCCCAACCAGGGCGGCTATCTGTACATGATCCCCAACAGCTCGAATGTGCGATGCGCAGGGGGTTACGCTTTCCTAGGCTTCTGGTTGCAAGCGTACTCGGTCAACCCGTAA